TAATCTCAAATATCTTATAATCAACAAAAAATAAATCACTTATTTTAAATATAATATTTGATTAAATTATATTTTATTATATAATAGTTAAGATAATTTACGAAAACGGAGTCGAATTTATGAAGAAATTTCTTAAAGAATCAAGTTTATTTTACGGAGTAGTGGCATTATTATCTTTGATATTATTTTCAAGACCTTCAACCTTTGGTACTCTTACTGCACAGCAATTAGATTCAATCGGAGGTATTTACGGATACTTTGCGGTATCTTCCGCATTGCTTCTTGTAAGTTTGATAATTATGAGTTATCTTCATTCCAAAGTTAAATATGGTTCTATTAAAAGCATTGCCGATAACAGATTTACAAGAATAAATAATATAGTAAATGTGGTAATGTTATTGGGCTTCTTGATTTTAGCTATAGGATGTATATTTGAAGTTCCTAAGTTATGCAGTATTATGGGCGTAGGGTTTATAGGTGTTTTAACGGGTGAGAGTAATTTAAGCTTTACGGTGCTCGGTTTGTTTATTTATATTTTATGTTTCATATATGCCATAATAGGTGGGAAGGTATCCGAATCGGATCTTCCGAGCAGACGAAGAAGCGTTAAGCTGGTTAAACTTAAAGTATCAGAATTTCTAATGATGTTTATTCAGCATGTACCTTCGGTTATATCTACCATCGTTTTAATAACATATCTATTATCTTTATTGAATTTTGCAAAATAAAGTATATTTTATCAAAAGAAGAGATTTCCTCTTCTTTTTTATTGTTTAATTGTCTATGTTATGATATATTACCTTTGAAATAAATAAAAAAATAACAAAAGTTTAATTTTTTTAAAATCTTATTATGATATAATAAAGGTAAATATAGTTAATTAAGGAGATAATTTTAATGTACGCTAAAATGACGGATAATATAGGAGATGTAAATATCTCTACAGAAATCATTGAACAAATGGTTGGGCTTTGTGCCATGGAATGTTTCGGTATTGTCGGGATGGCAAGCAGAAGCGTTACCAACGGGATCATAGAACTGTTAAAAAAGGAAAACCTTAGAAAAGGTGTCAAGGTAGTAGATGAAGA
The DNA window shown above is from Anaerofustis stercorihominis DSM 17244 and carries:
- a CDS encoding Asp23/Gls24 family envelope stress response protein — its product is MYAKMTDNIGDVNISTEIIEQMVGLCAMECFGIVGMASRSVTNGIIELLKKENLRKGVKVVDEDGRLVVDIYVIVEFGVKIVTVAENLIDTVKYNIEKQTGLKIKKINVHVQSVRANQ